One Primulina eburnea isolate SZY01 chromosome 4, ASM2296580v1, whole genome shotgun sequence genomic window, TCTTtgtattttgtgtttttttaaagAGATTGTgttgaataatattttaaataaaagagttcaacttttttttcattttttaataatgttttaatgaatattggaattaagttttttttaaaatactaatattatttatttttagtaatatttgttgtaaaatttaaaaaatattagaaagatattgaaatattaaaaataaaaaaaatgagtaaGTGGACAGTGGCATCTATAAATAATGAAAGTTAAAATTAAATGAATGTGAGTGTGTTAATAATGATGAAGTATTAATGTAATGAATATGTGACTTGTGGACCCATAATTTTTTATGAGATAAAAAGTTATTAATATGAATTAATTACGGATGCCCTTATGAATATTATTGATCCGTGGAATGAGCATGACAATGCGAATCTGGAGCGATCGTCTTCTTCCCTCTTGAAACCCTAATTGACTCTTGAAAAGTGCCGTGATCTAGCACAGTAGCCGCTCAATTATGGAGCATTCACGGCGTTCTAGACCGCAGATGGGATATAACCTCTGCCCCGTATGCTCAAATTCCCACTTCCCGTTTTGCCCTTTCCCGCCACAATATTTCAGACCGCCACCACCGCCTTCACAGCACCCAGAGCAATTCTTCCACCGTCACCTATCCCCTATGCGTCCGCCTCCTCCGTCATATGATCCGTTCGTTGACCACCAAGGCCCTCACGCTGTGAATCCTTACGCACCACCGCCGCAGCTTCTCCCACGGCCATGGAGCAATAACTCGAATGTTGGTGAGGGTTTTTATGGAAATTTGAAACCTATGCTAGATTACGACGATGCCCAGGCGATTGGTGCCAAGAGAATGAGAGTCGACTATTCCGGCCACAGTTCTGGTCCCGGCCACTATGTGAACGGCATTTTTATGAACTCGCCTGGGGAAGACGAGAGGAGATTGAAATTGATACGTGATCATGGTGCTGTGAATTACGATTTAAATAGCAGCAATGATTCGGGAAATAAAGTTTCAGCTTACACTTTCGAGAATATGAgcaattttggtcatcttttcCAGGGTACCGAGAGAGGTCACTTTAAAGAAAGTAATATTTACGAAAAACGAAATTATGATGCCCAACTTGAGTATAGACAAAAAGAGATCGTGGAGTTAGGGCGATTGCAGTATGATCGAAGTGAGAATAATTTTATGCAGAATCAAGTGTGTGAGAATAATGGTGACAGGGCTGATGGTTATAAAAATCTTGATCAGGCCCGTGGAGTTCATCAAACGCACATACATAATACTTTTCCAACTCCACAAGAgagaattaagtttccaaccaAAAGCCAGCCAGAGTTTAGCAAATGCATCTCACAGTCGTTGAAGCGATCACCGGGTCATAATGGGCAGCCTAAGTATTATAGTTTATCTGGTCCAAATGAGAACACGGGTCAGTTGAAGCTATCACCGGGGAATAATGGGCAGCCTCCACTTCCCATGTCACCGCCACCGCCACTCCGAGTAGAACTTCCTGGGTTGAACTCGTTGAAGCCAGGTGTCACATCATCTGCATCCGGTGGTAGCTCCGTGATTCCAGTTCCAGCTGAGTCTGCATCCTCTTTGCGGGCACCTTATCCGGTAGTTTCTGTAGGTATCTCATCTGAAGCTAATGAATATTCAAGAAAAGCTAATCCAAATTCAGGTGGTTATTACACTGAGGTATGCTGCTAGCTAAAGTTCTGATCTGCTGTCCCCTTGTGGATGATAAAAGGCGAATGTGTATCAGTATTATATAGGTTATGTTAGAAATGATACCGACAAATCCAAGATTGTGCAGGAGGAATGCTTAGATGATCAACCATGAACTCAACTAAAAAAGGCAAAATATTTTTGTAGCCAATTCTAAGTGCACTAGTATTAGAAAAGAGTAGTTTTATTGTTTGATTACAAGAAACTTGCATTGCTAAAAAATAGTCCAAACGTAATTGGAATGGATACATTCAAAATTTTGGCTAGATCTACCAAACAAGTTTGACTGCTTCTTCCTTCATTAGTTGAACACAGCTTTCAGAATAAAACCTAAGATTACAATCATTTGTTAAGTTTTGAATCCCCCTCCCCCTGTTACTTTCATTTTTCCTGGTTTCCCTGTATACTTACAGAAAGTTGCATGAATTACGAACAAATGAATTCATCCCTTTAGTAGAACGTGCATggattcaaaatatatttgttaaCTATAACAGTGGAATTTTTTTGAGACCAATTTCTTTTTTGTATAAATTTTTGTGTACTCCTTTTTTCATTTACTAGATCATCAATTACTAAGGAATACTTTAAAATCATGTTAACAATATTGTCTATATGGAAGTAAGTGTGGATAAGAAGTGGCGAGAAGATTTTTGCATTAAGAAAGATCTTCTCTTTGTCGAATTTGGATAATGGATACATGGCCATGGACTGCTTAGTTAGCAGTGTCCTGGAAGTAATTAAAGAAAGTTCATAGGTTTATGAATGCTATATAACTTATTGTTGCTAGTTTGATTATTCATTACAGTTGGAAAGTTATTTGTGGATCTTAATGTGTATGTTATAATTACGCTTTTCAGGAAATTCAAGCCTTTCGGATGGCACCATCCAAGATGTATATGAGAGAAAGTGAAGATATTCCATCACATCATCTCTTCTCAGAGAAGCCCAAATCTCTGGATGCCTCACACATTTTAAAGAAGCCACATCGCAGTAGCCGTCCTGATCACATCGTCATAATTCTGCGAGGGCTTCCAGGTTTTATTCATATGTTTATTCTCCTTTTCTAGCAAATATATTTACCATATAAATTAAcctttgattattttaaatttatactgaactctatattttcttttttcttatTCATGTTGTTTGCCACTGAAAAGGGCTCTAAATTAACTGCTGTATGTGTGTGGTTGGTGGGTTGTCCATGAACTGGACTTTAGCTTGTTATCTGAACATGTGAATGAGATTTCTTATGATTCTAATGGCTTTGCATACACGACGTTTTGTTATCTGCTAAGAGTATTTGCAAATATATTATGCTCAGGCAGTGGCAAGAGCTATCTGGCCAAGATGTTACGCGATCTCGAGGTTGAAAATGGTGGCAGTGCTCCACGGATCCACTCCATGGATGATTATTTCATGATTGAAGTCGAAAAGGTGTTTTCATGTCTTAACATGTAACTAGGACATGTATGCGTCAATGATACGTAAATGAACTTTTCTTTGTATAGGTTGAAGAGAGCGAAGGTTCAAAATCTACTTTTTCATTTCGGGGGAAAAAATCAGCTAAGGTCATGGAATACTGTTACGAACCCGAGATGGAAGAGGTGACAAAATCAATTCAATAATTTAGTTACACATACGACTTTATGATATTCATTTTATTGATGGTGTACATAACCTTAACTGCATGCAACCGTAACATTTGTGTTTTAGATTAAGGACAGTTGTGATTTTTGACTACTACTACTACTACTGCTACAAGGTAATGTGTTGGAAGTAGAATGGATCTTATGGTATTGTTAATCAAATTATGGTAAGCCATATCTATATGATgtaaaaaattagaagtagGTAATTTAATTGCCAAAAGGGGCCAGGATATCTCGTGAAGTTGATTCTGCCGTGATAACTCGAAGTGGTTGCTGTTCCACTGTAACCTTACTCGGGAAGAGCGTGTTTCTGAAAATAAGTGAATGCTGAAGGAATTATTTAGACATCCTTTGGTTGgtgtaaaattgaaattttccgATCCGGTCTAATTTGAATTGGAACTTGGATTAATCCTAGTTGTTTTGTATTTGAGTGAGATGAATGTGATTAACACAGTTCTCTTAAGTAGTTGCAAAAGATAGGAAGCTTCTAGCAAGGAAGCGTACACCGAGAATAAGCAtttgattttatgttatttatCTTGTACCctatattatttaatgaaaCACCCTAAGTTAAAAGGGTTGTGCTATGAGCACACAGTTTTATAAGTTGTAGGCATGCAATTAATTAGAAATGCTCCTTAAGCCTGTTAAATTAATTTTCAATCTCGTGAACTCGAGAAATTCTTGTGAAATTTTTACTGTGAATATGGATTTAGTACCTTGATATCCTCTCCTTAACTGTTATCATTGCATTTATTATTCTTGCTATAACATTGTGTCTGTCAATCAGGCTTATCGGTCAAGCATGCTGAAGGCATTTAAAAAGACCCTTGATGAAGGGGTTTTCTCCTTTGTAATTGGTATGACTTTGCTGTGCAGAGCACAAGTTATTTTCAAAACACGAATTTCCTTGTTTTCTTGCTTTTAATGTCCATTTTTTGATAACATTTACATTGAAGGCACTGGTGGGTTATGGTTCTTTGATGCAATGATGTGcaatttattttaaactttACTTTCATTTCGGTTTTCACCTTGTCTGAGTAGCAAAAGTAATGTTGGTGTTTCTTATGCTGCTGGTTGTAGCTTTGACATTTTGGTGATGCCAGTTTGCATCCTACAAGTCTCTCGACTCAGTCACGATGCGTATCTTGAAAAATTTCAATTTGGACTTATAAAGTATTTTCTTTCACCATAGGATAGTTATACACAGAAATAGTTGAAAGGCATAGTCTTCTTATAGCTTAAATGGTCATGCAGTGCCTTTGCGCTGCTTCAGTTTGACTAACTACAGATGCAGTTTATTTGGCAATTGATCCATTTCTTGCTGCTATTTGTGCTTCATCTTAGTGGATGACCGCAATCTGCGGGTAGCTGATTTTGCTCAATTTTGGGCAACTGGAAAGGTATCATCATTCTCTGAACTTTGGTCTCTCAATGTGTGCTGCTCTCTTTTCTGGGAAAACTTAGAGGTCCATTATCTCTTGGTCTTTTTGTGGATTTTATGTAGCAAGTTAAGTTTTTTATGGTTTAACGGGTGTCTTGACGTCATACTTACAAAGCTACTAAAGAAATATTGAATGAATAGTGTGAGAAGAGATTTTTCTCCAATCTCACGACCGTCCATGCATGGTTATTAGTCTTTCCGACTTCTTTCTGCCTGTTTGGTTGTATTGTAGATGACTTACCATTTATGAGATCCCTTGGTCTGTGTAGAATGCGGAAGTTGAACTAAAtaacaccgttaaaataatgataattatTTTCCTTGAAATTCTTTATAACTTCTATGGCGATTCTTAAATGTCGTGCTTTTCCAGTTTTTGAACTTACGATTACGAAAATTTGGAACAACTATGGAATTCAAGTTTTTGTGGTCCTTCCATGCTTGTTACAAGAACTTTGAATTACCCTTTCCCACCTGCTTCTCAGTTACAGTGATTTTCATTACATTATTTCAACGACagatttataaatattttgtaattcTGATTACGGTAGTCTGTGAACTTCTGTGAACAAACCCTCATATTCGAAGAGAAACCTTGCGTACATTCCATGTAATAACTGTGTCATTATCTGAATATTCCCGGATAATGGGTTTTTAAGTTTTCTGTTCTGTGGTTCATGTCTTCAATGCATTTAAAGGTGATCCTTTCCATTTTTTCCCATATGAATGTCTTCGATTATTTCTTGGACACTCCCTTGTTTCCATTAATTTAAATCTATTATATCTGACTGTTGGCATTTGATTGGATGCAACATGCCCCATTTTTAAATTTACAGAATAAAATGACATATGTTTGGGGAAGTATTGATTTAATCCTTGGATTCGACTAAAAGTAATTATGTTGCTTATAATTGTGAAATTAATAGCCATTAGCCATCACCTTATCTTATTTAAGCAGAACCAGCTCACCATATCTTATTTAAGCAAAACCAGCTTGCCAAGTGAACTAATCAGATTGAGATGATGTATTACCATCATGTTATTGATATATTTTGTCTGAATGGTGTTGGCAGATCCATTGTGTGGTTTCTGGTGATTGTATAACGGCTTTTTCATATGTATATTCAATGTCATGGCTTTCAGAATTTGAGACCTTCAATCAAGTTTAGACTGTTTAGTGTATAGTTACAACTTACAAGCTAAATCTTATGCAGTTGAGAATTTTATTATGATTTGTTACAGCCAGGCAATTTATGAAAGATAATCAAAACATGGCCTATATTTCAATTTCATTGTTCCGGGATTGTTTCATCATCTGTTGTTTGACCTATTGCTGATATCGTTAAGATGACTTAAAAGTATATATGGGACATAAAAGTACCTATACTCCTTTAGAACAGTATTTGTTCCACCTTTTTGATAATTATCATCCTCTAGAGAACTCAGCAAAAGTCATCTGCATGTGAGCAGAAAGCAGCAGAAACTTACTTCCGT contains:
- the LOC140829331 gene encoding uncharacterized protein isoform X1; the encoded protein is MEHSRRSRPQMGYNLCPVCSNSHFPFCPFPPQYFRPPPPPSQHPEQFFHRHLSPMRPPPPSYDPFVDHQGPHAVNPYAPPPQLLPRPWSNNSNVGEGFYGNLKPMLDYDDAQAIGAKRMRVDYSGHSSGPGHYVNGIFMNSPGEDERRLKLIRDHGAVNYDLNSSNDSGNKVSAYTFENMSNFGHLFQGTERGHFKESNIYEKRNYDAQLEYRQKEIVELGRLQYDRSENNFMQNQVCENNGDRADGYKNLDQARGVHQTHIHNTFPTPQERIKFPTKSQPEFSKCISQSLKRSPGHNGQPKYYSLSGPNENTGQLKLSPGNNGQPPLPMSPPPPLRVELPGLNSLKPGVTSSASGGSSVIPVPAESASSLRAPYPVVSVGISSEANEYSRKANPNSGGYYTEEIQAFRMAPSKMYMRESEDIPSHHLFSEKPKSLDASHILKKPHRSSRPDHIVIILRGLPGSGKSYLAKMLRDLEVENGGSAPRIHSMDDYFMIEVEKVEESEGSKSTFSFRGKKSAKVMEYCYEPEMEEAYRSSMLKAFKKTLDEGVFSFVIVDDRNLRVADFAQFWATGKRSGYEVYLLEAAYKDPAGCAARNVHGFTQNDIQNMAKQWEEAPSLYLKLDVRSLIHGDDLEENRIQEVDMDTEDGDHIGGLPGSEDASAENTELSKETSKDEQKLDAVERYQIEVVTELGKSKWSNDLDEDDVQKAEVTRVNLSALSGLTKSYSNQGKSVCWADQVGSIGFSIGAAKTANVSLVIGPGSGYNLKSNPLPEEDKLAQRTVGSKRPKIFQDQLRAEREAFRAVFDKRRHKIHGVDLDEE
- the LOC140829331 gene encoding uncharacterized protein isoform X2, which translates into the protein MEHSRRSRPQMGYNLCPVCSNSHFPFCPFPPQYFRPPPPPSQHPEQFFHRHLSPMRPPPPSYDPFVDHQGPHAVNPYAPPPQLLPRPWSNNSNVGEGFYGNLKPMLDYDDAQAIGAKRMRVDYSGHSSGPGHYVNGIFMNSPGEDERRLKLIRDHGAVNYDLNSSNDSGNKVSAYTFENMSNFGHLFQGTERGHFKESNIYEKRNYDAQLEYRQKEIVELGRLQYDRSENNFMQNQVCENNGDRADGYKNLDQARGVHQTHIHNTFPTPQERIKFPTKSQPEFSKCISQSLKRSPGHNGQPKYYSLSGPNENTGQLKLSPGNNGQPPLPMSPPPPLRVELPGLNSLKPGVTSSASGGSSVIPVPAESASSLRAPYPVVSVGISSEANEYSRKANPNSGGYYTEEIQAFRMAPSKMYMRESEDIPSHHLFSEKPKSLDASHILKKPHRSSRPDHIVIILRGLPGSGKSYLAKMLRDLEVENGGSAPRIHSMDDYFMIEVEKVEESEGSKSTFSFRGKKSAKVMEYCYEPEMEEAYRSSMLKAFKKTLDEGVFSFVIVDDRNLRVADFAQFWATGKRSGYEVYLLEAAYKDPAGCAARNVHGFTQNDIQNMAKQWEEAPSLYLKLDVRSLIHGDDLEENRIQEVDMDTEDGDHIGGLPGSEDASAENTELSKETSKDEQKLDAVERYQIEVVTELGKSKWSNDLDEDDVQKAEVTRVNLSALSGLTKSYSNQGWQYWFFNRCCKNSECIFSNRSWFWLQLEVKSAARGR